In the genome of Primulina tabacum isolate GXHZ01 chromosome 13, ASM2559414v2, whole genome shotgun sequence, the window TTTCAGATTCGGGTTTCTGCTGTCCTGTCAAATGCTCCTTATATTCTGAATGTCGATTGTGATCACTACATAAACAACAGCAAGGCCCTGAGAGAAGCCATGTGTTTCATGATGGACCCTACTTCAGGAAAGGGAGTATGCTATGTTCAGTTTCCGCAAAGATTTGATGGGATTGATCTTCACGATAGATATTCCAACCATAATTCCGTGTTCTTTGATGTATGTATgcatttttgttttgtttgatgGTTTGTTTCTTGGGCAGCATGTAGTTACTGACGACTTAATTCAATATAGATCAATATGAAGGGTTTGGATGGTTTGCAAGGACCTATTTATGTCGGAACTGGATGTGTCTTTAGAAGGCAAGCACTTTATGGATATGATGCTCCTGCCAAAAAGAAGCTGCCTAGCAAGACCTGTAACTGCTGGCCAAAGTGGTGCTGTTTGTGCTGTGGTTCTCGGAAAAGCAAGAGaggaaaaacaaagaaagacaAGATGAAGAAGTCAAAGCTCAGAGAGACATCAAAGCAGATACATGCACTTGAGACCATCGAAGAAGGGATTGAAGGTTGAAATCTTTTTATGAGAAAATCACTGCACACTCTATTACAGCATTAACCTTTTCGCCGAATTTTCTTTTTTGCTGAATTTTCTTGCCTTAAGGGTAAAAGAATCgataaaaatgatgattcaCTCATATATTCAACCaaagtaatttttatttttctaatgcAGGTAATGATATCACAAGTCCTATTTCCCATGAAAAACTCGAGAAGAAATTTGGGCAGTCACCGGTATTCGTGGCTTCAGCACTAATCGAGAATGGTGGTGTTCTTAAAGAAGTTACTTCCACATCACTCTTGGAAGAGGCCATTCATGTTATCACTTGTGGTTATGAAGATAAGACCGAATGGGGAAAGGAAGTAAGTTGTTTGATCTCCAATCTTCTTTTATTTACATGTATTTATTGTCTCATTTACTTTGAGAAAGCATCAAATATGGTGTTGCACTTGGGGCAGATATAGGTAAACTCTCTAAAGAACTCCATTTGTACATTATTAATTGGACCCATTATAGCCAAAGTAATTATTGTATAGCTTGTTTACTGGTTATCTTCCAATGTTGTACTTATATTATTAGTGAATTTACTTATCAAAAGAAAATTAAACTAGGTTGGTTGGATTTATGGGTCTGTCACTGAGGACATTTTAACTGGATTCAAGATGCACTGCCATGGCTGGCGGTCTGTTTACTGCATGCCGAAGAGACCTGCCTTTAAAGGATCAGCTCCAATCAATCTCTCAGATCGTCTCCACCAAGTGCTTCGATGGGCTCTTGGATCGGTCGAGATTTTTTTGAGCAAACACTGCCCCATTTGGTATGGTTATGGAGGTGGATTGAAGTGGTTGGAACGACTTTCCTACATAAATTCTGTTGTATATCCCTGGACTTCCATTCCATTGGTCATATATTGTACATTGCCTGCTATTTGCCTTCTCGCGGGAAAATTTATCGTACCCGAGGTATCTGCCATACTCTTACAATTAAGATGCTTTATTATGGGGAAAATGAATAGGACAATATGGATTTATGTGCATCGTTACAAAAAAAAGTTGAAAAACTGTgctttctttgttttgttttatggcACAGAGATTCTTGGATTATAGAACTTGAGTTAATTATGTAATTGCTGTCATTAGATGGCCCATTTGACCATCAAAGAAAAACCTGATTATTTCCTCTGTATGTTAGACATTATTATTTGAAGGTTTAAATCTGGTGAACCGTTTCTATGTTAACAGATAAGTAACTACGCCAGCATCATATTTATATCCCTCTTCATTTCCATTGCTGCAACGGGCAGCCTCGAAATGCAATGGGGTGGTGTTCGAATCGACGACTGGTGGAGAAACGAGCAGTTCTGGGTCATCGGAGGAGTTTCCTCACACCTCTTTGCTCTTTTCCAAGGATTACTCAAAGTTCTAGCAGGGGTGAGCACAAATTTCACGGTCACCTCCAAAGGGGGAGATGATGGAGAATTTTCTGAGCTATATCTCTTCAAATGGACGTCATTGTTAATACCACCTTTGACATTACTAATAGTAAACATAATTGGGGTCGTGGCTGGAATTGCAAATGCCATCAACAACGGATACGAATCGTGGGGTCTGTTGTTTGGTAAGCTACTTTTTGCGTTTTGGGTCATAATGCATCTCTATCCATTCCTCAAGGGGATGATGGGGAAACAAGAGAAAATCCCGACGGTGGTCGTGATCTGGTCGATTCTTTTGGCTTCAATAATAACGCTCGTGTGGGTACGGATCAACCCTTTTGTTTCAAGAGATGGTCCCGTGCTCGAAATATGTGGGCTCAACTGTGATGACTGAGTTTCCAGATTCAACATGTTCTGGATTGCTTGATATGATATCTCTAACATGGAGTTGCATTCAATCTGTATCTGTTTTGAAATTCTTAGATTGATTCTTTTGATTACTGCTAGTGCCAGAAATATATCTGTCTCATCAAAACATCATTCTTTTGTTAATTAAACAAACAATCTTTAaagattttgtatatttttgtaTGTTCTTGATTTGGATATCAATCACTTGATCAAGAAATTATGTCACTTTATTCATGGGTTTCTTCATGCACAAGTGTTTGTGTGTAATATCTATATGTCTACATagaggtgtgtgtgtgtgtattatgTCTTCAAGACTACTTTTGAAAGATTTCTTGCCTTTTGGACTGATAACCACACAATCAGTCCTTCCCTAATTAGCttaagacaaaaatttgtgtgagacggtctaatgagtcgtattttgtgagacgaatctcttatttgggtcatccatgaaaattattaatttttatgctaagaatattattttttattgtgaatatcggtagggttgacccgtctcacagataaaaattcgtgagaccgtctcacaagagatctactcattAGTTAAATAGTAGAGCTTTCTGatatggtctcacgaatttttatctcttatgATGGGTCAGCAAtactcatatttataataatgagtaatattttttaatataaaaataatattatttaatgagTGATCCAAATAGAAGATTTggtatcacaaaattgactcttgagacgtgTCACCAAAGTTTTTgtcttaattaatttgattatttttaattttggtATAAATAATCTCTAGattctttaaataaaaaaattatttaattgcaatttttatgtatatgcatgctgagtgtAAAAAGATACTAATAGGATATTAACAAGGGATTAAATCGAGTATTAAATTTGGGAATATATATACTCCGAGGATCTGTTCATACCTTGATATGATAAAGGCAATAAAATCTTCGAGGATATTTTGTTTATTATATTATGATTGTCGTAAAATCatctattaaaaaaaatgaaaatcaattattatataATGTTAGAATTTAAACTAATTATATatctgtaaaaaaaaattatgatgatGACGATAATAGTATGGCAAAAACTTATATAAGACGGTTTcatgtgtcgtattttgtgagacggatctcttatttgggtcatccatgaaaaaataatactttttatactgagagtattactttttattgtgaatatcggtagggttgattcgtctcacggataaagattcatgagaccgtcttacaagatatctaatataataatatatataaatttagggTGAAGTGGTGAGTCAACGTACGAAGTCAGCAAGGAATGATCCATTCACAATCAAAGTCAATGCCGTAAGAATTAAGTATAACCAAACACTGCAAATAGTGGAAACTTTACATATTTTCTTCTTATAATATATAATACGCActaataatcaaattaattattttctcTACACAATGTGTTTTCAAAAACTTTAaccttttatttattataatataaaaatgaaaattaatgtcTATGTTATAGTTATCGTAAACTATTTCAATCTTATCCAAATTTAACCCTAAGATTTGTGTTAATTTTATATGAATTTAAATAACTATCACTCTCAAGgcgaaaaaaataatttttatattcattataaatttgaaaatagcTAGAGAGTTACCTATCtctaatttttttccaaaaaattttGTAAGACAGATATGTTGATCCGATATGACTTATGTCacaaatattactttttacttCAAACATGGATCGGGTCGATTTGTATCACGAATATGGATATAAACCAGTGAGACCGTCGTGCAGGAGAAATCTTCTTTTTTTAACTAACaatatttatatttgttatattttattacGTCAACAGATAACATAATTATTATATACATACATAAGATGGAGTGGTGGTTGACTAGACAAGACGCGCGCAGCATCCTATGAAGTTGGGAGGAAGCAACACAGCTGTTTCTCCAATATTTTCGCATGTAGTTATGAACGCGTTTACTTGGCTTGGCAGCTTCGAATCATATTTAATTTCTATAATACTACGTAAAACCATTTCTCGGTTCTTGGAAACATGGATTCATCGTGCGAAACCCAAGAATGTTGCAGCTTACGGACGCCGGAAGATCATCAGAAGCAAATGTCGCCAACCCTGAAGATTATTATGTCCGAGTTATTTGGAGAGTTAGACGACAATGTTCCGAGTAAATATGTCCCCATGAACAAGAGGAGAAAGGTCGCGAATTCGGATTTTACCAAGAAGTTTCCCAGGTATCGAAGTATTCAGAATCTGTACGTGGTTACTAAGCCCATCAATTAATCTGCAACATTTCGCTGTGATTTTCTAATCTTGACGAGGAGATTGCGAGTTGCTTATGGTTATCTATCAATATCCATGCAGAgtatacataatatatatatatatatataccaaaatgAAATTAATGAGACGAATCACACTATCTTAACTAGCattgttcttaaattaaaagcctgacaaaaaaaaaaatctcccCCACGTAAAataagttattgtttaaaaaaaaaagatttaatgGCTATAATCGTATCTGTATATGTTTGATGGACAAAGTTTGAGGTTTGTATAATTTCAAATGAAaattatatacacatatatttaCCTAGATCTTTGAGATATTTATAAATAGCATATTCCCAGAAAGCCTGAACCAAAATTAAGATGCTATAATTTCAGCATTTTTAACACATTTGCGCAAATCAAAATGACTAAATGAGGACATGAAGAACATAAGAAAAGATATTATCAGAATCTAACATGAGAATTCCAAGGATACAATCGAGAaatagtaggtctcttgtgatccGTGAGACCATTTAACTCTGTCTacatttacaataataagtataaaaagtaatatttttccatgAGTCGTTGAATATGAAGCTTGCCAAcaaaaaaatgaataatttgGATGGGAAGAACTATTGGCGATTGTATATACAGccaactatatataaatatcacaTTAATTTCATTTGATTGCAAACATCATAATATTCAAGGAAAGATGATGAAtccgataaataaaaaatttcaggtcTTGCACTACAAAAGAAACGGAGATTTGTAACCGAATTAGAGACCGACATTTATTTCAGTCTCTAAATTGAGACCGAAATTTGTAATATCGGTCGCTACATTTATTTTCGTCacgtttttttatttaatattattttttatctcgATTTTTTATTCTACTCACAAATTGGAGACCGAATTTTCATTTAGGTCTCTAAGTTGAGACCGATATATTTTTTCGGTCTCTAATTTGAGGCTGAAATATGAAATTGGTCTCTAATAAAACCCAAATATCTTTAAACTCCCCGCATTCCTCTCGCTCCAGTCCTCTGAAAACCTAAAAAACTTGCGCTTTCTATTCTTCAACACCATCGCCGCTTGTCGCCGACTACAAGGTGTCTTCCAGATTGTTGCTCAGCTTTGCTGCTTTATTTGGTATGATTCGTTCTTAGACTTGGTTACTTTCATATGCCTTCGATGATCCAAAATTGCTTGCCGTCATATACATATGATTATGTATTAATTTAATGATTTTGCCTCAGAATGTGATATTGACTTTGATTTAGAAACTAAAATAAGAAACTTTTCCTTGGTTTCTTTATAATTATGAATACCGCCACGAGCTTTGATTATGCATAAAATCGTAATctttatcatgcataaaatagtCAATAATGATATTTTGATTATCTAGTATCATGatctccatttttttttaaatggcgtctaattaatttttattgcaaATTGTAAAAGTAATATATTGCGCCAATATATTCACAGTGTTATTAGATATAATTATATGCACATACACAACTATACAAAACAAATGacaaaattgtaattttattgatatattttagattttattattatagttATGTAAATTGCCAAAATTCATgttcatatcataatttaattttgttgtaattttattgatatattTTAGATTTTATAGTTATGTAAATTGCCAAAATTCATgttcatatcataatttaattttgttataaattttgatatttttcaaattcattgaatattatttattttaatttattaaatattatttattttacattgATTCTTTCTTACCATTCATATGACATGAATAAAATCTATATAAACTTTCATAAAATTCATCTAAATAAAtatcaaatataataaatagCAAAAATAACGCATAATATTTCAAGAAttccattttcaatttttatCTAGACATACTTTAGCATATGTGCTATAAATTTTATCCTCACAACAAAAATAACTTGAGAGAACAATCCATGCATTTTGTGATCGCAACGAAAAGGatgaaaaaattcaaattaataaataaaaaccaGAACTTGACAATCCATAAGCTTAAAATCTAAAAATTACCAATTTACAAAACTGAAATCACTACTTCCCCCAACGATATTAATACAATTCCATAACGCATCAagcttttttaaaaattacCATGGTTGTATCCCGCATATTCGTTTCCATGCATCGGAAACTGCAACTTAATAGAAAAATAGAAATTATCAGATGACCCAAATTCATTCTTTCAAACATTTGAGTGAACTCCACAATATAGCAAGTCCAGAAACAATCACAATCCCAATGGTTTACGAATTCAACAAATGATTCATACATTGGTTAACGAAGTATATCCAGATATCCTTCGATGGAAAGCCCAAGAAGAGGTTATATTTGCCCTTCAACAACTCAAATTCTGCACCAGGGAACCTTGATCAAGCTGCGCCTTTGAATTTGGCATCATATTCATAAGATTGCTGCAAAAACAGAAGGTTTTAGATCAGAAACATCGATAAAATTGTCAAACCAAAAACTAACTGGAGAGATGTTTAGAGCTAAAATTTCTTCAAGAAATGGAATAACCAAGAAGAGTTgatttttttccagaaaatagtGGGACTTCACATGCTGGGTTATGTTTACAAGGTTCTAGCAAACTCAATGGCAAAAATATGGTCACCATGCAATTTGGCATCTAAAACCGATCTATTTATTTCCTTCAAACTAGTTAAAAGAAGAAGTGTTGGATCATTCTCCATGCTAAATGAGGAGACTGATTTGTTAAAACTAGAATAGTACCAAGAATATTGCTGAGATCAATCTACAAGCAAACCATCTTTTATGCATTGCTTGTTGAGCACGTGCCGATGCTTCCGCACTTTCAAACCTTAAATAGACATAGCCTGCACTATTCCTGCAAGTCAATAAACAATTAATGAAATTGAGACCCAAGTTGCTTGATTTTTGGGGTAGTGAAGTGAGGGAATGGGTGTTTTCAGTAGTCAATATGCAAAGCTGATACGAAACAAACATAGCACGAATATAGCAAAACCACCAAGGGGAACACAGGAAAGCCTTGCACACAAGCACCCTGACAATCAGTATAGAATATATTATCCCCAAATTCAACAATATAAATCTATGCACTGCATATCATTCATCATCTGTGTTTGCATAAACCATAATTATCAAGGTACAAGGAGCCACCAAGGTGGGTGGGAGCTTTTTTACAGATTCTAATATTTCTTTGAAACcataaaaaaacacaaaaaaaaaagctGGGTTTTACCATGCTATAGTATTGTCAACCCAAATTTGAGCTCATGCCACCCCctgttaatataaaaaaaaaaaaaaaaaaaacctcccCACTCTTTATATAACAAGCACACATGAGTAACCGCAAATAGAGGGGATTATGGGAACCTTAATTGAAGCTTCTGTTATTGTGAGAGCTCATTTCACACGTTTTATTTAAAACTGTATTCCCAATAGCAAGTCTAGATGAATGACGTGCGGTATGTGGAATTTATTTAACAAATCTGTCATTCCTCTGGGCTCTGGCATATATTAGACATTCTCAGACAAAAATCTGAAATGGGATACATAAACAAGTTTTTGTAGAAAATAAGTAAATTCAGATAATATGAAAATCTTGCTGCTGTCCATTTGTAACGCTGTGCcgtcattttttttttggatagaATATGCGTGATTTCAAATGGCACCTAACCTTTGATGTAATTTAGTAAAATACTACCACCACCTTAGGTTGTTAAAAAAATGTTACTACACACTTCAAAACACTGTATATATTGCAGGACTATGCATGCTCTGATTGTATAAATTAGTACATTCAAAACACATGGGTCCTATTTGATAAGTACAGAAGCAAACCTCTCACACATTTAAAAGCCAAACATCCATTTTGTCACATCTACTACCATGCTAATCATTATTTTTACGTGCATGAAGGGATCACCGAATGCTTACTTGTCAACATGGATATGTTTGACCTTCCCATACTTGGAGCATTCTTCATGCACATCATCTCTAATGTCCAGATCAAATTCGGGATCCGTCTGCAATCACATAAAAGTAAAAAAaggattaaattaaataaaaaaaggtATTCTGATGCTCCAACCACTAACAAGTCGAACACATACTAACCTCAGCTGCAGGAtcaaacatattcttcaatagtAAACATTCACTGAGCGTCCCAATAGGTTCTGGAGCCATGGAAACAAGTTGCGCAGGAAGAACTGAAGTGGGGAGTACTGCTGTCGGATTGGTAGGTAAGGTAGTAGCTTGTGAAAAAGTTGACCCATTCAATGCAGGAACTCCAAGGGGACCCACAACGCTACAAAGAGGAAAATTAAGTCAGCATCCATCCAAATACAGATGAGATTACTGAGATGCAGAATGTATACAGACCTTGAAGCAGTGCCACTGCGATCGAGCTTTTGCATGAGTAACGCTCTAGACTGAGCATTTAGAGCCTGCAAATGTTGCACACGAGTAAACAGTTGAGTACAAGCAGTTAAGAGAAACAAATATTCAATTATGAAACTCAAATATCTCTCACCAAGCCACCCCCCTCGTCATCGTCAAAATCTGCAGTTTTTGCTCCTGAATCTTGTACTCCAACATGGTCGGTAACAGAAGAAACCTGGCATTTACAAATAAAAAGGAGATTCCAAACATCGAAGAGGTCAAACTATCTGTGTTAATCAATAAAAACCAAAATATTAGCTCCATACCTTAATGGTTCGACCAGCAATCTCCAGCTTCCCATTCAGACTTTGTGCTGCCTTAGCATGTTCAAGTTGCGCAAACTGCATTTAATTAATATCTACATAAAGTTCTGTGGAGGAAATGTGAAAAGCTAGCACAATGACCATAAAAAAAATCCACATTAAAAAAATACCGACTTGAATAAACCCGAAACCTTTGCAATGTCCTGTCTCTGGGTCTGTAGGAAGTTGCACAAGCTCAACAGGCCCAAAAGCTTCAAAAATCTAGATATTGAAAAAGCTAGTGATTAAACATTGTTGGAAAACAGAACAGAAACTCAGACGCAAAGGTCTGCCGACAAACTCggaaataaacaaataaaagcGATTTCATATCACTCTGATAGACTACTTGCATGAGCAAAAAACTAATGTCAAGAGAATTTCAAGCCAGGCATACAACTACAAATAATAAtgacaaataaaataattcaaaacgaAAAAAAACATTCAGTTCACAAATTAACAGAAATCTAAAGAAGACATCACAAACAGGGGATGTTAAATATAACAAATGCATCGCCCACAAAATACAGGGCGAATCTAGTGGCAATTGGAAGTGGATTAATCTACAACTGTGGCCATCGGAAGGCTACTCACTGCAGAGGCTAAGATCCTACACAATTGGTGGGAAGAACAAAGGTGCAAGAATAGGGCACAAAAATAGCTGCCTCTGAGATTTGTGCATCCGGTTATATGGGCTGAGAAGTCTGAATAGTGCTGTCAAATTATGTTAAAGTTGAAGAATGAGGAAAGTACCAACATAGAGAATTTGAGCTGTTCTCCTAAGTCCAAAATGGTATTATCATAGAAGAACAAACAAAATGAGTGCAATGGGCTGTAGCTCCAAGTGAGAGATACCTGTTTAAGCTGAAATTCTGTCATATTAAAATGTAAATTCCCCACATAAAGCTTTCTATCTGTTGCACCATATGGTCCGACAACTCCAGAACCACCAGCAGAAGTGTTTGACTGAACAAGATTCTTTTCAGCCTCTGAAGGTTTTACCATAATTGGTTGTCCAAGAAACAGGTGGCCAGATAAAGCGATAGCCATCGGCACAGACATAGCATCATCAAATTCAACATACCTGTTATTATCATCGGCAATATTAATTAAACGTATCTATAGACCAAAAATGCATGATGTAGAATGATGTAGGTATTGATTATACTGTATACAATAACCCAAAAACTAACATTCTCAAAAAGCAAGTTACCTCTGGTGCCGGGGACCTTCTAATGATTACAAATTTTCAAAAGCAAGACCAATAAATACAGTACCAGATTCTTacaatttcaaatatatcaatTCTTAAATTTTCACATCCACTTTCCTCAAATGCTTCGAAAAAATCTTCTGATGTGGTCAAGACTGGAACCAACTATAAACAAAGACAATGCTCTCAACAACTATAAGCTTGAATATGCAAAAAGAGAGACAGAAAATCTCATGTGAATGACATATAAAGGCTGCAATGACTGTTCCATGTTCTTATCCCTGAGGAACAGTGTACTAATGTGAAAATACTAGGTTCAAAGTTCAACCGATATATGATTTCATATACAGCAATCATTGATTTGAGAAAATCGGACATAATTTATTCATAATTCAAGGGGGGAAGAAGTATAATTAAACCAAAGTAGAAATATGGAGACATACCCAACTCCTTTTGAACGTCTTGAGTTTCGATCCATGATTAGTTTCACATCACTGACCTGAGGTAGAAAAATGTAAACATAAGAAATACAAAAATCAATGAAGtagcaaaataaaaaatgagaaTAATATCTAACAGACACCCTCTTCAGAATGTTGAATAAGGTACATCAGTTTTGAATAGTTACTAAAACCCCCCCAGTATATTAATTACTTACAAGAAAATCACTAATAACGCTGCCTGTAACTGAACATTGAGGTGCATTAACTAATAGAAACAGATTACTTGCTCGAAAATTTACTTGAAATAAGAAATGTGTAACtcataattcaaacaattactGGAACTTTACACTCCATCACAAAGGAAAatgatttgaaaattaaaaaaagtcAATTATTATACTAAATGATTGAAAACTTGAGGAATTTCTTTTCAAGATCAAAAATGTTTTGATGAAAAACCTCACCAACCTTTCCTGCTTGTGAAAAGAAATTGTATACATCTCGCTCAGTTGCCTTCAGGGGCATCTGCAAGTAAAAGACATTTCAAAATCAGGCCatagaaccatttaaatgtaGTAGTATTCAAAAAGTTTTAAGTACAATGATAGCTGAGATGTTGGCATTTGAAATCAAAGCTCTTACCTGATATGCAAAAACAGTTCTTTGGTCCCTTTCTGGATCAGCCTCAGCTTCCACAGCTTCTTTTTTATCCTTAAATCTCCTGCAACAAATACCCAGAGTAGAATGAGCACAAATCCGATGACAGGAAAACCTCAACTTCCCAATAAATGCATCCTTCTTAATCAGTCCTAGAATTGTTGGAAAAAATAATCTCAAACCCATTCTCTACCTGTAGCTCAATTACTTTGAACCTACAAACTCCATGCCAGCACCCTTATTTGAGTCCCAACGGAAAGGCTAAGCCCTAAATCAGAACACTAGTAAAAATAAAAGCAGGGAGAGTATCTGATTTACCACGACGAGCACTTCGCCAGACATGGAGATATTATAAGCACTTGGACTACCAGAGGAAAAGTTGCTGAGCAATAAAAACAATAGAAGGGCAATGGGCTTTTCACCACAAAATGCGTAGATCATTTCAACTTTTTTAAATGAAGGCAATGACTTGATTCAAAACACTTTTCATTGCGTTACAAACAAAAGCCCAGTAAAGCGAATTTCAGGACCACCAATTTGTCATTAAGagtaatatatattttcatatagGATTTGAACATAGTTTGCAACCTACATGTCAAGACAGCACTTCGGATAATCTGCATTAAAAGAATTGTAGGATAAATATATCTATCGATGTTACAGGCAGCAAAATTTGTGAAGCCACTCTTATTCCATCATATATAATGAAAGGTGGAAGAAGTTATTGAGGAATTCTGCAATTTCTCTCCTGCAAATCCAtgaattaatattattatcaaaACTATACAAGTTTCAAAGGGTCGAGCTAAGAACTtaatcacaacacataatatttgGGTCAGTACAAAACACAGATACACTATTCAATTCCTGGTTCAGAGCAAAGGGAAGGCCACAAATATGAGCTAATCAATTTTCGTCTTCGAGGTGAAGAAAAGGACTGAAATTGATACAGCTTCACCACAATCATTGCAGACCTATAAATTGAATGCATCATCGGTCAACATTGCAAGCTCAAATGCAAAAATGAATCCCTAAATCCAGCTATGCAAAACAAAAATACGCTGGAAGTGCTAGCCAATCTATAAGTCAAAAAACAAAGGAACACAACAGACCTTATCAAAATCAACATGTAGAAATTCACTTTCTTCTGTGAAGAAGCCTTCAAGGGTTTCCGCATTGTTATCCCATTAAGATGTGCAAA includes:
- the LOC142521680 gene encoding uncharacterized protein LOC142521680 isoform X1, which codes for MDFDEYDYLEKAVEETNGSSKKEVPEQKEKDREKSEKGYRRRERSDEDEFDEERDRKSSSKKSRSEEKGRDRDRDRDRDRDRDRSSRHRSRERDSEKERRSSKDMEKEKDRERERDRERDRERERERERRERDREKEREREKKDMDRRSRSRSRLDRERERESMREPERDESRRFKDKKEAVEAEADPERDQRTVFAYQMPLKATERDVYNFFSQAGKVSDVKLIMDRNSRRSKGVGYVEFDDAMSVPMAIALSGHLFLGQPIMVKPSEAEKNLVQSNTSAGGSGVVGPYGATDRKLYVGNLHFNMTEFQLKQIFEAFGPVELVQLPTDPETGHCKGFGFIQFAQLEHAKAAQSLNGKLEIAGRTIKVSSVTDHVGVQDSGAKTADFDDDEGGGLALNAQSRALLMQKLDRSGTASSVVGPLGVPALNGSTFSQATTLPTNPTAVLPTSVLPAQLVSMAPEPIGTLSECLLLKNMFDPAAETDPEFDLDIRDDVHEECSKYGKVKHIHVDKNSAGYVYLRFESAEASARAQQAMHKRWFACRLISAIFLQSYEYDAKFKGAA
- the LOC142521680 gene encoding uncharacterized protein LOC142521680 isoform X2, with translation MRADGFFAHLNGITMRKPLKASSQKKVNFYMLILIRRFKDKKEAVEAEADPERDQRTVFAYQMPLKATERDVYNFFSQAGKVSDVKLIMDRNSRRSKGVGYVEFDDAMSVPMAIALSGHLFLGQPIMVKPSEAEKNLVQSNTSAGGSGVVGPYGATDRKLYVGNLHFNMTEFQLKQIFEAFGPVELVQLPTDPETGHCKGFGFIQFAQLEHAKAAQSLNGKLEIAGRTIKVSSVTDHVGVQDSGAKTADFDDDEGGGLALNAQSRALLMQKLDRSGTASSVVGPLGVPALNGSTFSQATTLPTNPTAVLPTSVLPAQLVSMAPEPIGTLSECLLLKNMFDPAAETDPEFDLDIRDDVHEECSKYGKVKHIHVDKNSAGYVYLRFESAEASARAQQAMHKRWFACRLISAIFLQSYEYDAKFKGAA